The Microbulbifer sp. YPW1 genome contains a region encoding:
- a CDS encoding glycoside hydrolase family 13 protein: MTKSPNCLVASLLFTLLLPLSVAANKADARVERVEPPFWWTDMAESRLQLMLHGEDLAEAEVQLDYPGVTVTGTEREANPNYLFINLAVAKGTEPGELQIQLRKGDWQQVLRYDLKKRRDGSARRQGFDSSDVIYLITPDRFANGDPANDRSADMLEGPDRDNAGGRHGGDIAGIQNHLDYIADMGFTQIWPNPLLENNQPAYSYHGYSATDYYRIDPRYGSNESFRAFVAAAKEKGIGVIQDMVPNHIGDGHWWLDDLPADNWLNGQGTAKGEYEYTNHARTVHMDPYASHKDHQLFTDGWFVDSMPDPNQRNPRVANYLIQNAIWWVEYADLSGIRVDTYAYSDADFLTRWSGRLMQEYPNFNIVGEEWTRQAALVAYWQAGNKNRNGYVSHVPSMMDFPLHYGLREGLEKPESWSTGLVTLYESLANDALYPDPNNLVIFGGNHDTSRLYSQLDEDLGKYRMAVAYLATMRGIPQFYYGDEILAKSPKQRDDGVVRSDFPGGWAGDQVNAFTGKGLSQKQQQAQQFVRTLFNWRKDKEVIHSGNLKHFAPIDGLYVYFRYDENDTVMVAINKSDRPRELPLAHMAEMLGDKSSATDITSGQSRKLNELVIAAGDVLVAEVF; the protein is encoded by the coding sequence ATGACAAAGTCCCCAAACTGCTTGGTTGCCAGCTTGCTGTTTACGCTGCTCCTCCCCCTTTCTGTGGCCGCCAATAAGGCCGATGCGCGCGTCGAGCGTGTGGAACCGCCCTTCTGGTGGACCGACATGGCGGAATCCCGGCTGCAACTGATGCTGCACGGGGAGGATCTCGCAGAGGCGGAAGTACAGCTAGATTATCCCGGTGTGACCGTTACCGGCACCGAGCGGGAAGCGAACCCCAATTACCTGTTTATCAATCTGGCGGTCGCCAAGGGCACCGAGCCCGGCGAACTACAGATCCAGCTGCGCAAGGGCGACTGGCAGCAGGTGCTCCGCTACGACCTAAAGAAACGCCGTGATGGCTCAGCCCGTCGCCAGGGCTTCGACAGCAGCGACGTCATTTACCTGATCACCCCGGACCGCTTCGCCAACGGCGACCCCGCCAACGACCGCAGCGCGGACATGCTGGAGGGCCCGGATCGCGACAACGCCGGCGGCCGCCACGGCGGTGATATCGCCGGCATCCAGAACCATCTGGATTACATCGCCGACATGGGTTTCACCCAGATCTGGCCCAACCCGTTGCTGGAGAACAACCAGCCGGCCTACTCCTACCACGGCTATTCCGCCACCGATTACTACCGCATCGACCCGCGCTACGGCAGTAACGAAAGCTTCCGCGCATTCGTGGCCGCAGCGAAAGAAAAAGGCATCGGCGTGATCCAGGACATGGTGCCCAACCATATCGGCGACGGACACTGGTGGCTGGACGACCTGCCTGCGGACAACTGGCTGAATGGCCAGGGGACAGCAAAAGGCGAGTACGAGTACACCAACCACGCCCGCACCGTGCACATGGACCCCTACGCCAGCCACAAGGATCACCAGCTGTTCACCGACGGCTGGTTCGTGGACTCCATGCCGGACCCCAACCAGCGCAACCCGCGCGTGGCGAATTACCTGATCCAGAATGCCATCTGGTGGGTGGAATATGCTGATCTCTCCGGTATTCGCGTGGACACCTATGCCTACTCGGATGCGGACTTCCTTACCCGCTGGTCCGGGCGCCTGATGCAGGAATACCCCAACTTCAACATCGTCGGCGAAGAGTGGACCCGGCAGGCGGCGCTGGTGGCCTACTGGCAGGCGGGCAACAAGAACCGCAACGGCTACGTCTCCCACGTGCCAAGCATGATGGACTTCCCGCTGCACTACGGCCTGCGCGAAGGGCTGGAAAAACCGGAAAGCTGGAGCACTGGCCTGGTCACCCTGTACGAATCCCTGGCCAACGATGCCCTCTACCCGGACCCGAACAACCTGGTGATCTTCGGCGGCAACCACGACACCAGCCGCCTCTACAGCCAGCTGGATGAAGACCTGGGCAAATACCGCATGGCCGTTGCCTACCTCGCTACCATGCGCGGTATCCCGCAGTTCTATTACGGCGACGAGATCCTGGCGAAAAGCCCCAAGCAACGGGACGACGGTGTAGTGCGCAGCGATTTCCCCGGCGGCTGGGCCGGCGACCAGGTGAACGCCTTTACCGGCAAAGGGCTGAGCCAGAAGCAACAACAGGCGCAGCAGTTTGTGCGCACCCTGTTCAACTGGCGCAAGGACAAAGAGGTTATCCACAGCGGTAACCTCAAACACTTCGCGCCGATCGATGGCCTGTATGTGTATTTCCGCTATGACGAAAACGACACGGTAATGGTGGCCATCAACAAAAGCGACCGACCGCGCGAACTGCCTCTGGCACATATGGCGGAAATGCTGGGTGACAAATCCTCTGCGACCGACATCACCAGCGGCCAATCCAGAAAGCTCAATGAACTGGTCATCGCTGCCGGCGATGTGCTGGTTGCCGAAGTTTTTTAA
- a CDS encoding AraC family transcriptional regulator — translation MPEAAIIPTSFLAVLQRHVESRGMVAPGFAQKLAQLQSRKTMENREFDALLHELNTLDPEPAFGIKIGRTVEPRDFGLVGYLLTACSTLGQALTRYGHYQTLVLSNLSTRVEVGNDVIRYRWHLQDVETPISCEFGVSIFIALYQSLIGKPLPPVQVGLPFAPPENPALYEQLLQCPVKFNTDCLMVDLPAKLLWMTISSSDPYMRKIFDRQAQALLKSDGENRSQNFEDFFEALQQQILMAMKDGDTSARTVSRQMGYSLRSFYRLLATEGYSYRSIVAGLRQRLAKKYLQDAQLSYADVAMLLGYSEQSAFTRAFRDWMGITPGEYRRQKGLQAE, via the coding sequence ATGCCTGAAGCCGCCATCATCCCCACCAGTTTTCTTGCCGTGTTGCAGCGCCATGTCGAATCCCGCGGCATGGTGGCGCCCGGGTTTGCGCAAAAGCTGGCGCAGCTACAGTCGCGCAAGACCATGGAAAACCGGGAATTCGACGCCCTGTTGCACGAGCTGAATACGCTGGATCCGGAACCGGCATTCGGCATAAAGATCGGAAGAACCGTCGAGCCCAGGGACTTCGGTCTTGTGGGTTATCTGCTCACCGCGTGCAGCACCCTCGGGCAGGCGCTGACCCGCTATGGGCACTACCAGACGCTGGTGCTTTCCAACCTGAGCACCCGGGTGGAGGTGGGCAACGATGTAATACGCTACCGCTGGCACCTGCAGGATGTGGAAACGCCTATTTCCTGTGAATTTGGTGTGTCGATTTTTATCGCCCTCTACCAGAGCCTGATCGGCAAGCCGCTGCCGCCGGTCCAGGTGGGACTGCCCTTTGCGCCGCCGGAAAACCCCGCACTGTACGAGCAACTGCTGCAGTGCCCGGTAAAATTCAACACCGATTGCCTGATGGTGGACCTGCCGGCAAAGCTGCTGTGGATGACCATCAGCAGCTCGGACCCGTACATGCGCAAGATCTTCGACCGCCAGGCGCAGGCGCTGCTTAAGTCCGACGGGGAAAACCGCTCACAGAACTTCGAAGATTTCTTCGAGGCGCTACAGCAACAGATTCTGATGGCGATGAAGGACGGCGACACTTCCGCCAGAACCGTGTCCCGGCAGATGGGATACTCCCTGCGCAGCTTCTACCGTTTGCTGGCCACCGAGGGCTACAGTTACCGCAGCATCGTGGCCGGGCTGCGACAGCGACTGGCGAAGAAATATCTGCAGGATGCACAGCTATCTTATGCCGACGTGGCGATGTTGCTGGGTTACTCCGAGCAGAGTGCATTTACCCGGGCATTCAGGGACTGGATGGGGATTACGCCCGGCGAGTATCGCAGGCAGAAAGGCCTTCAGGCGGAATAA
- a CDS encoding TIM-barrel domain-containing protein, with protein MKDTKTNQPTRLLKKLGLATLLPTLLATALQPAFAETARSYKSHQLLDDKLVIETSDSQVTLTPLNQASLEVHYQRDGLKQLPSFARAQLEADVQAQLSVSQETLRYALGDLTAVIHKSPFAIKYLRNDEPLLAEEHGFFANQTMRGFRFNLNDDEKLIGGGQRVLGMDRRGHRLPLYNKAHYGYTTESQQMYFGLPAVMSSNKYVLLFDNSASGFMDLGASEENVLQFEAVAGRTSYIVVAGESYPKLIENYVNVTGRQPMPPRWALGNFASRFGYRSEQEVRDVVEKFREEDFPLDAVVLDLFWFGPDIKGHMGNLAWDKNTFPTPVEMMADLDEQGINTILVTEPFVLSTSERWDSAVAGNALAKNVAGAPKQFEFYFGNTGLIDVFSEDGRDWFWNIYKDLKEQGVAGWWGDLGEPEVHPSDTVHAVGMADEIHNAYGHRWAQMLFDNEKAASPEERPFIMMRAGFPGSQRFGMIPWTGDVDRSWGGLKPQVELSLQMSLLGFGYTHSDLGGFAGGEKFNRELYIRWLQYGVFQPVYRPHAQDHIAPEPVFHDRKTRNILREYVKLRYRLLPYNYTLAFENSQTGMPLMRPLFFENESDLALMDNKDAYLWGNDFLVAPVTEENIDEVEVQLPGGVWFDYWTDEAYRGDSAEVEVELDTIPVLVRAGAFIPTIKDVRNTREYSSEHLRLDYYADDSVHTSSGSVYEDDGVTADAFAKGQYEQLAFTSARGGNALNFAFSRSGNGYTGAPETRAIELVLHNWQQAPASITLGGEPIRLVRKENQLTANTAYYDKRSNTLQVNFAWGKQDLKLAVSL; from the coding sequence ATGAAAGATACCAAGACCAACCAGCCCACAAGGCTGCTCAAAAAGCTCGGGCTGGCTACCCTGCTGCCCACGCTGCTGGCCACCGCCCTGCAACCGGCCTTTGCCGAGACCGCACGCAGCTATAAAAGCCACCAGCTGCTCGACGACAAGCTGGTGATCGAGACCAGCGACAGCCAGGTTACCCTGACGCCACTGAACCAGGCTTCCCTGGAAGTGCACTACCAGCGCGACGGCCTCAAGCAGTTACCTTCCTTCGCCCGCGCGCAACTCGAGGCCGATGTGCAGGCGCAGCTGAGCGTTTCCCAAGAGACCCTGCGCTATGCACTCGGTGACCTCACCGCGGTTATCCACAAGTCGCCGTTTGCCATCAAGTACCTGCGCAACGACGAGCCGCTGTTGGCGGAAGAGCACGGTTTCTTCGCCAACCAGACCATGCGCGGCTTCCGCTTCAATCTCAACGATGACGAGAAGCTGATCGGTGGCGGCCAGCGTGTGCTGGGCATGGACCGTCGCGGCCACCGCCTGCCGCTGTACAACAAGGCCCACTATGGCTACACCACCGAATCCCAGCAGATGTATTTCGGCCTGCCGGCGGTGATGAGCAGCAATAAATATGTGCTGCTGTTCGACAACAGCGCCTCGGGCTTTATGGACCTGGGCGCGAGCGAAGAAAACGTCCTGCAGTTCGAGGCCGTCGCCGGCCGCACCAGTTACATTGTGGTGGCGGGGGAAAGCTATCCGAAGCTGATCGAGAACTATGTGAATGTGACCGGCCGCCAGCCCATGCCGCCGCGCTGGGCGCTGGGTAATTTCGCCTCCCGCTTCGGTTACCGCTCGGAGCAGGAAGTGCGCGACGTGGTGGAAAAATTCCGCGAGGAAGATTTCCCACTGGACGCGGTGGTACTGGATCTGTTCTGGTTCGGCCCGGACATCAAAGGACATATGGGCAACCTGGCATGGGACAAGAACACCTTCCCCACGCCGGTGGAGATGATGGCGGACCTGGATGAACAGGGCATCAACACCATCCTCGTCACCGAGCCTTTTGTCCTCTCCACTTCCGAGCGCTGGGACAGCGCGGTGGCAGGCAATGCACTGGCGAAAAATGTTGCTGGTGCGCCCAAGCAATTCGAGTTCTATTTCGGCAATACCGGTCTCATCGATGTGTTCTCCGAAGACGGCCGCGACTGGTTCTGGAATATCTACAAGGACCTGAAGGAACAGGGTGTAGCCGGCTGGTGGGGCGACCTGGGTGAGCCGGAAGTCCACCCCTCCGATACCGTACACGCGGTTGGCATGGCGGACGAAATCCACAATGCCTACGGCCACCGCTGGGCACAAATGTTGTTCGACAATGAAAAGGCAGCGAGCCCGGAAGAACGTCCGTTCATCATGATGCGCGCCGGTTTCCCCGGCTCCCAGCGCTTTGGCATGATCCCCTGGACCGGCGATGTGGATCGCAGCTGGGGTGGCCTCAAGCCACAGGTGGAACTGTCACTGCAGATGAGCCTGCTGGGCTTTGGCTACACCCACTCCGACCTCGGCGGTTTTGCCGGCGGCGAGAAGTTTAACCGCGAGCTGTATATCCGCTGGCTGCAATACGGTGTGTTCCAGCCGGTGTACCGCCCACACGCGCAGGATCACATTGCCCCGGAGCCGGTATTCCACGACCGCAAGACCCGCAATATTCTGCGCGAATACGTGAAGCTGCGTTACCGCCTGCTGCCCTACAACTACACCCTCGCCTTCGAAAACAGCCAGACCGGCATGCCGCTGATGCGCCCGCTGTTTTTTGAAAACGAATCCGACCTGGCGCTGATGGACAACAAGGACGCCTATCTGTGGGGCAACGACTTCCTGGTGGCACCGGTGACCGAGGAAAACATCGACGAGGTGGAAGTTCAGCTCCCCGGCGGCGTCTGGTTCGATTACTGGACCGATGAAGCCTACCGCGGAGACAGCGCGGAAGTGGAAGTGGAACTCGACACCATTCCAGTCCTGGTGCGCGCCGGTGCGTTTATCCCGACCATCAAGGATGTGCGCAACACCCGTGAATACTCCAGCGAGCACCTGCGCCTGGACTACTACGCCGATGACTCAGTCCACACGTCCAGCGGATCTGTGTACGAAGACGACGGCGTGACTGCCGATGCCTTCGCCAAGGGCCAGTACGAGCAGCTCGCCTTTACCAGCGCGCGCGGAGGCAACGCCCTGAACTTCGCCTTCAGCCGCAGCGGCAATGGCTATACCGGAGCGCCGGAAACCCGCGCCATCGAGCTGGTGCTGCACAACTGGCAGCAGGCGCCCGCGTCGATCACCCTCGGCGGTGAACCTATCCGGCTGGTGCGCAAGGAAAACCAGCTCACCGCAAACACTGCTTACTACGACAAGCGCAGCAACACCCTGCAGGTGAATTTCGCCTGGGGTAAACAAGACCTGAAACTCGCTGTATCCCTGTAA
- a CDS encoding alpha-amylase family glycosyl hydrolase encodes MLRETLALAGLLLCASATAQAEWFLRGTHNNWQADQMQNLGSNTMLADDVVFTSAGEIKFDRWGDWSENYGANGQQNGNNIAVPAGTWDIKFYTDTKDYHILPAEDPETPDATLHLRGTHNGWAAGDLLARIGETDEYDACRNFASGDGNGGPRFKIDPSGSWAGSQFPAQDVAASGWTYIVANGANNSLVSVTTDLGENCGVAAADSDGDGVPDSQDNCPNTPAGTAVDANGCATTQPGLADFRNRSMYFVFVDRFANGDPSNDNGNNAAATSTSKSAGGLSEWKKYWGGDIQGLIDKLDYLEALGVTAIWVTPLNDNIDNSGSDGAYHGYWGRDFYEVDEHLGDWALVDQLDAEMEARGMKLVLDIALNHSNQDDQYEFGSLYKEGTFITDFLQDNGTWYHRNGAIADCGDSDPNTQCFGEWDDPWSFTNKTLFNLTDFNHGINSNSVADQYLIDAALKWMSHGVDAFRIDAIKHIEPNFINRFSSAVRAVNPDVYIFGEWYGAGAGESLSMQFLNEGRGSELLDFQLRNHIEQAIAGDITMTQLNTHIESRPGAMNNRDSWQPIFLDNHDATRTSVFLQTTGPVDNGRTGKGFSKSLADARQNLGMALVMTLPGIPTIYYGSEQNSTWFTANGDGQVGHDPYNREGMPSFSETTEAFQMISALAELRAQSPALASGSYTQRWVNGDILVFERTAGSDVVMVAVNRGGSTSINVSNLDLADGQYNSLVGSDSVNVSGGSAVLNLDANEVIVLH; translated from the coding sequence ATGTTGAGAGAAACACTAGCCCTCGCGGGCCTGTTGCTCTGTGCGAGCGCGACCGCTCAGGCGGAGTGGTTCCTGCGCGGGACCCACAACAACTGGCAGGCGGACCAGATGCAGAATCTGGGCAGCAACACCATGTTGGCGGACGACGTGGTCTTCACCAGCGCCGGCGAGATCAAGTTTGACCGCTGGGGGGACTGGAGCGAAAACTACGGCGCGAACGGCCAGCAAAACGGCAACAATATTGCCGTCCCCGCCGGTACCTGGGATATCAAGTTCTACACCGATACCAAGGACTACCACATCCTGCCCGCGGAAGACCCGGAAACCCCGGACGCGACCCTGCATCTGCGCGGCACCCACAACGGCTGGGCTGCCGGGGACCTGCTGGCCCGCATTGGCGAGACCGATGAATACGATGCCTGCCGCAACTTCGCCAGCGGCGACGGCAACGGCGGCCCGCGCTTCAAAATCGACCCCAGTGGCAGCTGGGCGGGCAGTCAGTTCCCGGCCCAGGATGTGGCCGCCAGTGGCTGGACCTACATCGTGGCCAATGGCGCCAACAACAGCCTGGTGAGCGTCACTACTGACCTGGGCGAAAACTGTGGCGTCGCGGCCGCGGACAGCGATGGCGACGGCGTGCCGGACAGCCAGGACAACTGCCCCAACACACCGGCCGGTACTGCGGTGGATGCCAACGGTTGCGCAACCACCCAGCCCGGGTTGGCCGACTTCCGCAATCGCAGCATGTACTTCGTGTTTGTGGACCGTTTTGCCAATGGCGATCCCAGCAACGACAACGGCAACAACGCCGCGGCCACCTCCACCAGCAAATCCGCCGGCGGCCTGTCCGAGTGGAAAAAATACTGGGGTGGCGATATCCAGGGCCTGATCGACAAACTCGACTACCTGGAAGCCCTCGGCGTAACCGCCATCTGGGTTACCCCGCTGAACGACAATATCGACAACTCCGGATCAGATGGTGCCTACCACGGTTACTGGGGGCGCGACTTCTACGAAGTGGATGAGCACCTGGGGGACTGGGCGCTGGTGGATCAGCTGGATGCAGAGATGGAAGCGCGCGGCATGAAGCTGGTGCTGGATATCGCCCTGAACCACTCCAACCAGGACGATCAATATGAGTTCGGTTCCCTCTACAAAGAAGGCACCTTCATCACCGACTTCCTGCAGGACAACGGTACCTGGTACCACCGCAACGGCGCCATCGCCGACTGTGGCGACAGTGACCCTAACACCCAGTGTTTCGGCGAGTGGGACGACCCCTGGTCCTTTACCAACAAGACGCTGTTCAACCTGACCGACTTCAACCACGGTATTAACAGCAACAGCGTCGCAGACCAGTACCTGATCGACGCGGCACTGAAGTGGATGAGCCACGGCGTGGACGCCTTCCGCATCGATGCCATCAAGCATATCGAGCCGAACTTTATCAACCGCTTCAGCAGCGCGGTGCGCGCCGTGAACCCGGATGTGTATATTTTCGGTGAATGGTATGGCGCCGGTGCCGGCGAGAGCCTGTCCATGCAGTTCCTGAACGAGGGCCGCGGCTCCGAGCTGCTGGACTTCCAGCTGCGCAACCATATCGAGCAGGCCATCGCCGGCGACATCACCATGACCCAGCTGAACACCCACATCGAATCCCGCCCCGGGGCGATGAACAATCGCGACAGCTGGCAGCCGATCTTCCTGGATAACCACGATGCGACGCGCACCAGCGTATTCCTGCAGACCACCGGTCCGGTGGACAACGGTCGCACCGGCAAAGGCTTCTCCAAGTCTCTCGCCGACGCGCGCCAGAACCTGGGGATGGCGCTGGTCATGACCCTGCCGGGTATTCCCACCATCTACTACGGCAGCGAGCAGAACAGTACCTGGTTTACTGCTAATGGCGATGGCCAGGTAGGGCACGACCCGTACAACCGCGAAGGCATGCCATCTTTCAGTGAAACCACGGAAGCCTTCCAGATGATCAGTGCGCTGGCCGAACTGCGCGCACAGAGCCCGGCACTGGCGTCCGGCAGCTACACCCAGCGCTGGGTCAACGGGGATATTCTGGTGTTCGAGCGCACCGCCGGCAGCGATGTGGTGATGGTAGCGGTCAACCGCGGCGGCAGCACCTCGATCAATGTGAGCAACCTGGACCTGGCCGACGGGCAGTACAACAGCCTGGTGGGCAGTGATTCAGTGAACGTCAGCGGCGGCTCCGCGGTACTGAATCTGGACGCCAATGAAGTGATCGTGCTGCATTGA